The DNA sequence CTATTCATGGAACTTTTATAGCTAATCAAAGAATGTTTGAAATGCAGAACGGAGACTGGAACGGGTATTTTCAATATAAAACCTCTAATATATTTACAACATGGTAAGACTATTTTATTTAATTATACTTTGTGTCATTTTGTCTTGTAGTTCAGGACATAATGATAAATATGGTATTTATATTCCAAACAACCCGAACTATACTTTGAAAGGTAAAAAAGGGGATAAAATTCCAAAAGAATTAGATACTATAAACGTATATGAATTTTATGGTTATTATAGTAATAATAATTTAATTGAAGATGAAGCAGCAGATGGATGGAAAGGCTATAAAAAATTCATTTCAAATGGTAGAGTTTATAGCTTTGGAACTGCTAAATTAGAAGAAAAAAGTCTTGATCCAAATTATGCTAATAAAGGTTATTATATATATAATGAAAAAAATAAAGAAATAAAACATGAGGTTTTTACAAATGGTAACGGAGGACAATTTGTTATTCTAAAATACAAGTTAAGTAAAGAAGGAGATACATTAACTAGTTTAGAAAATGGAAAAAAAAATCATGTTTATATTAGATTTATAATTCCTAAAGAATGGAAAAAGTATAAAATTAATTGGTAAAAAGAAGTGTATGATTATATCTAGGAATTGATGGATTTTCAAAATATAAAACACCTAATACGTTTACATCTTGGTAAAATTTTAACTTCTGCTTTTGTAATTTTATGTCTTAGTTCATGTATGAGATATAATGAATACGGACAATATAGAGTTGGTTTATCAAAGTTTACTATAACACCAAACTTGGATGATAGGGCTTATTCTATTATTGATACTAATGCCATATATATATTGTATAAAGAGCAAAGGAGAAAGATTAGTGGCTCAATGGTGAATAGATACTCTAAATTTTATGATAGAAATGTAGATTAAAAAAAAGATACGATTCTTGAAGCCAAAAAAGGTTACATGGGGTATTATAATTATGATGGAAAAAACTTAACGGTACAGTTTTATAATAGTAATGCTAATGCTTCGGAATTGACTACTGAAATATTTGTTATTGAAAATGATACAATGGTTTCAATTAAAAAATATCTTAAGACTGATGGTCAAATAAAATCATTTTTCATAAAAAAGCGAATACCTAAAAATATAAGAGTTACTAAGCCAGATTGGTAAAGGGAAGTACAAAATAAAGAAAGTCTAGTATTTACTTGGTTTTCTGGAGTTTGGGACAATTTAGTATTTCTGTTTTAAGTGGAGCTGCTATTGGAGCAATAACTGGAGGTGTGGATCTTTCAAGTAGTGTTTTAAGTGCGGCTTCTGTAGGGCAAGCTGTTGCAACTGGTTTCGTGTCTGCCATTTTACCTTCCTATGGAGTACAGGTTGGAGATTGGAGTTTTAATATTTCTCCTGCTATTGCCTTTGGAAATACTTCGGGTATTGGGGCTAGTCTTTCTGTAGGATATAGTAGTGGTGATTTTAGTTTTTCAGCTGGAATTGGTATTATGAGTAATAGTAATTATAACGGATTTGGTAAGAACGGGTTAGAAATACGAAAGTCTATTCTTGCTGCTTATGATGATGGTAAAACAGGGGTTTCTTTAGGGAGTAATATGTGGGGAGGTGATTTTGCACAGCGAACAGGAATGTTTGGCATTCATTTGGGTGATTTTAAGGCAGTATATGAAAATGATGGTGGGCCAGTTTTAAAGAAAGGATTGGGAGATGCGGGGGATTCTTACAGAACTGCAGCTTTGAATTTGTCCGTTGGAGAATTTAGTGCTGGGTTTAATCTCTTTACTGGTAAGAGGGAGAATATTCCTAGAGGAGGATCTCCTGAGAATAAAATTGCAGATGGTTATGGAAGAAAATATAATTACGGCTATGTGAAGGAAGAAGGTAAAAAATACAGATTAGGTGCTTTAACAATGGGTTATGGAGCCTATAGGATAGGAGTGAATAGTGAACATGTTAGACATACTATTCAAGATAGAACAATACATGGATTAATTCATGATCAAGGTTTTGAAAACCAATCATGGGATTGGAATGGGTATTCACAATATAAAACCTCTAATATATTTACATCATGGTAAGGTTTTTATTTTTTGTTTTTATGATTGTATGTTTTAATTCATGCATGAGGCATAATGATTTTGGTTTTTATAGAGTTGGATTATCTAAGTTCACTATTAGGCCTAATACTAATAATGAAGTTTATTCAATTATTGACACCAATTCTGTATATATATTGTATAAAGAAGAAATGACAAATGTTACGGGCTCTATGATATCCAAATATTGCAAGTTTTATAATCATGGAAGAATTGCTGAATTTTATGATAGAAACGTAAACTTAAAGATAGATACTATTCTTGAGGCAAGAAAAGGGTATATGGGTTATTATAATTATGATGGTGAAAACATTATAGTTCAATTTTATAATAGTAATGCTAATTCTTCAGAATTAAATACAGTGAAATTTTCAGTTGAAAATGATACGTTAATAAGTTTATATAGGGGAATAGAAAATTCTCAAATAAAATCATTTTTCATAAAAAAGCGAATACCTAAAAATATAAGAGTTACTAAGCCAGATTGGTAAAGGGAAGTACAAAATAAAGAAAGTCTAGTATTTACTTGGTTTTCTGGAGTTGGGGACAATTTAGTATTTCTGTTTTAAGTGGAGCTGCTATTGGAGCAATAACTGGAGGTGTGGATCCTTCAAGTAGTGTTTTAAGTGTGGATTCTGTAGGGCAAGCTGTTGCAACTGGTTTCGTGTCTGCCATTTTACCTTCCTATGGAGTACAGGTTGGAGATTGGAGTTTTAATATTTCTCCTGCTATTGCCTTTGGAAATACTTCGGGTATTGGGGCTAGTCTTTCTGTAGGATATAGTAGTGGTGATTTTAGTTTTTCAGCTGGAATTGGTATTATGAGTAATAGTAATTATAACGGATTTGGTAAGAACGGGTTAGAAATACGAAAGTCTATTCTTGCTGCTTATGATGATGGTAAAACAGGGGTTTCTTTAGGAACAAATTTCTGGAGTGGAAGTAAAGGAATGGAAGAATTTAAACAACAGACAGGGGTTTTGGGATTACATTTTGGAGATTTTAGGGCTATGTATGAGAATGATGGTTCGCCATTTCAAAAGAAAAATTTTTTTGGCGGAATTTATGGCGATGGTTTTGACAGATATAGAACAGCTGTACTGTCTTTAAGTGTAGGGAAACTTTCTGCAGGATTTAATTTATTTACGGGTAGTCGTACTGATTATACAGGAGATACGGCTGAAATGGGAAAGGGTACTTAGTATGGAGCTTACAGCGAGAAAATGCCTGGAGGATTTGTAAAAGAAACAGGCAATCCTTATAGATTAG is a window from the Flavobacterium cupriresistens genome containing:
- a CDS encoding polymorphic toxin type 23 domain-containing protein, whose product is MGQFSISVLSGAAIGAITGGVDLSSSVLSAASVGQAVATGFVSAILPSYGVQVGDWSFNISPAIAFGNTSGIGASLSVGYSSGDFSFSAGIGIMSNSNYNGFGKNGLEIRKSILAAYDDGKTGVSLGSNMWGGDFAQRTGMFGIHLGDFKAVYENDGGPVLKKGLGDAGDSYRTAALNLSVGEFSAGFNLFTGKRENIPRGGSPENKIADGYGRKYNYGYVKEEGKKYRLGALTMGYGAYRIGVNSEHVRHTIQDRTIHGLIHDQGFENQSWDWNGYSQYKTSNIFTSW